Within the Bradyrhizobium ottawaense genome, the region CGCTGATGCCGCCGAACAAGGCGGAGGCGACGTTGGCGACGCCCTGCGCGACGACCTCCATGTTGTAGCGGTGCTTGCGCCCGGTCATGCCGTCCGCCACCTTGGCCGACAGCAGGCTTTCGACGGCGCCCAGAAGCGTGAAGGACAGTGCCGTCGGCAACACCGCGAGAACGGCTGCCGTCGAAAATGCCGGCAGCCTGAGCGTCGGCACGCCGCTCGGCAGTTGGCCGAAATGGCTGCCGATGGTTTCCACCGGCAAGTGGAACAGCCAGGCGGCAAGCGTGGCAAGCGTGACCGCGATCAGCATTCCCGGCCAGGTTGGCGCGAGGCGCCGCACCAGGAAGATCAGCGCGGCCGTGCCCACGCCGACGGCGAGCGTGATCGGGCTGATGGTCGGCAGCGCCTGGCCGAGCACGACGAGCTTCGGCAGCAATTGTCCGGGTTCGGCGCCGGACAGTTTCAGGCCGGCGAGATCCCTGAGCTGGCTCGCAAAGATCGTGACCGCGATTCCGCAGGTGAAGCCGACAGTCACGGCATGCGGAATGTAACGGATCAGCGTGCCAAGCCGCAGCAGGCCGATCAAGGTCAACATGAAGCCGGAGATGAACACCGTCAGTAACAGCCCGTCGAGGCCGAATTTGGAGACGGTTGCGGCCACCAGAACGATGAACGCGCCGGCCGGTCCGCCGATCTGGTAGCGGCTGCCGCCCAGCACCGACACTAAAAAGCCGCCGATTACAGCGGCATATAATCCCCGCTCGGGCGATACGCCCGAGGCGACGGCAATCGCCATCGATAACGGAAGCGCCACGATCGCAACGGTCAAAGCCGCGAGCAGGTCGCGGCGCAGCCAGTCGAGATTGTACCCTTCGGCCAGGATGGTCGCGAGTTTCGGACGATAGACGTGGGCAGTGGCGGAGCCATCGGGCATGGTGGGCAAACCGATCTGGATTCGGGGGGACTATAGCTGACGGAGCCGAGACGTGGGCCGAAAATGCGGTGGTGCGACGTTTTTCACTTGATCCAGATCAAATCCCCGGGTCATCTCCGCGCACATGATGGAGTGGAGATGCCCTCGTTCGTCCGGTTGCTCGCGTTCCCGATCCTGCTTGCGTTCGCGCCCTCGGCATCCGCCAACCCGGCGTTCGAGACCAAGGCGGTTTGCCGAACGGCAATCGCGGTCATCATGGACCGTGACCCCAAACTGGTCCGGGCAACCGACGCGCCCGACGGCGTCGTGGTCCTGACCTATGCCCGCCCGTTCGACAATTTCGTCTTTACCTATCGATGCCGGCTCGAGGGCGATCGGGTGGTCTGGGCGGACGAGCCCGGACGCTGGCGGGACGGCGCCAAGGACGCCAAGGTCTCGTTCGAGGTCGCCGGCACCGGCGACCGCCTTCGCATCATCGTCAGCCGGGCCAATCGCCCGACCGTGCAGCAACTATTCGATCGCGACCTGAACGAAGTGCCTTAGCATGTCGCGACGGTCGCGCGATCAGCCCGTATGCTCGATGGCGCGGATCGCGCCGCGCAGTTCGGCCAGGCCCCGCAATCTGCCGATCGCGGTATAGCCGGGATTGGTCCGCTTGGTCTCGGCGAGATCGTCGAGCATACGGTGGCCGTGATCCGGCCGGAATATGATTTGATGATCGGAAGAACGCTTACGATTTTCGGTCAGCAGCGCCTTGAGCACCGCGATCATGTCGACATCGCCGTCGAGATGATCGGACTCGAAGAACGACAGGCCGCCCTCCTCGCGCTTGGTCGCCCGCAGATGGGCAAAGCCGATCCGCGGCGCAAAGCGCTTCGCCATCGCCGGCAGGTCGTTTTCCTGGCGCACGCCGAGCGAGCCGGTACAGAAACAGATGCCGTTGGCCTTGGACGGAACGGCGTCGAACAGCGCCTGATAGTCTTCCGCCGACGAGGCGATGCGCGGCAGGCCGAACAGCGGGCGCGGCGGATCGTCGGGATGCAGCGTCAGCGTTACGCCGAGCTGCTCCGCCACCGGCGTCACGCGCGCGAGGAATTCGCTCAGATGCCGGCGCAGCACCGCAGAATTGATGCCGCGGTATTGCTGCAGGCGGTCGCGAAACTGCGGAATGGTCAGCGGATCGGTGGTCGATCCCGGCAGCGCGCTGGCGATATTGGTCACGAGGCGGTCGATGTCGACTTGCGTCATGCCGGCAAAGACCTGCCTGGCACGCAGCTGTGCGGCCTCGGAATATTCCGCCGGAGCTTCGGGCCGCTGCAGGATATGGAGATCGAACGCCGCAAAACGATCCTGGTCGAAGCGCATGGCGCGGGCACCGTTGGGTAACTCCCATTCGAGATCGGTGCGGCACCAGTCGACCACGGGCATGAAATTATAGCAGATGATCCTGATGCCGGCGGCGGCCACCGCCTCGAGGCTCGCAATCCAGGCCTCGATCGAACGCACCGCTTTGCCGCCGAGCCGCTTGACGTCGTCGGGCACCGGGATCGATTCCACCACCGACCAAGTCAGCGGCGAGCGGCCGGGCTGGCCGTTCTCGATAAAATTCTTGCGTTCTTCGACCGCCGATCGCGTCCAGGCTTCGCCGATCGGCACCTGATGCAGCGCCGTCACCACATCGGTGGCGCCGGCCTGGCGGATATCGTCCAGCGACACTGGGTCATCGGGCCCATACCACCGCCATCCCTGCAGCATCATGCGGAGTCTCCTGAATGTGTGTCGCCGATCAATGCGCTGTCAGTACGACCTTGACGCTTTGCGAACGATCGAGCGCAAGGCGAACCGCGTCGGGCGCCCCCGACAACGGACGTTCGGCCGTCACCAGCGCCAGCACGTCGATGCTGCCATCGGCGATCAGTTCGACCGCGGTGAAGAATTCAGCCCCGAAGCGGAACGAGCCGCGAAGATCGATCTCCTTGGCCATCACCGCGTTCGCCGGCACCGGAATCTGCCCGCCCGGGAGATTGCCGACCTGAACCACGATGCCGCCGCGCCTGACAACGCCGATCGCGCTCGCAAGGCCCGCCGCCGTTCCCGACACTTCGAACGCCACATCGAAAGGCTGCGCCGCGGCCTGCGCCTTCAGCGCCTCGTCACCGCCGGAGATGTCGACAACATGGCTGGCGCCGAGCCTGGTCGCGAACGCCAACGGCGCCGCCGCAATATCGACGACGGTGACGTCGGCGACCCCTGCCCGGCGCGCCGCCAGCATGGTCAGCAGTCCGATCGGACCGGCGCCGAACAGCACCGCACGCTTGCCGTTGACGTCACCGGCACGCGCGACCGCGTGCAGGCATACCGCCAGCGGTTCGGCCAGGGCTGCCGCCTGATACGTCACGTGGTCCGGAATCTTCACGCACTGCGCCGGGACGGCATCGAACACAGAGGCAAAACCGCCCTGCATGTGCGGCGTCTTCGAGGCCGATCCCATGAAGAAGATGTTTTCGCAGAGGTTTGCCCGGTTCTCGCGGCAGGGCTTGCAATGGCCGCACCAGCGCGACGGATTGACGGCAACCCTGTCGCCAATTTTCAGGCCCGGTGCGGGGCCGGCGATCTCGACGACTTCGCCCGCGATCTCGTGGCCGAGCACGAGCGGCGAAGTCACGACGAAATCTCCGGTGCGGGCATGGCGATAGTAGTGCATGTCCGAACCGCAAATGCCGCCGGCGCCGAACCGGATGCGCACCATGCCGGACGCCAGCGGATCGAGCGCCCGCTCGACCATGCGCAGATCTTCCGGGCCGAACAGGGTTGCGGCCAATGCCATCGATGTCATTTTGCTAGTCCCATATATTTCGGTAACCAGAGCGTCAGCTCCGGGATGTAAGTGATCGCAATCAGCGCCAGCAACAACGGCACCAGCCACGGCAGGATCGCCATCGTCGTACGCTCGACCGACAGTTTTGCCACGCGCGCGAGCACGAACAGCACCATACCGAGCGGCGGATGCAGCAACCCGATCATCAGGTTGAGCGTCATGATCAGGCCGAAATGGATCGGATCGATCCCGAGCTTGAGAACGATCGGCAGCAGGATCGGCACCAGGATGGTGATCGCGGCGATGGTATCGATGAAACAGCCGACGAACAGGATCAGGATATTCGCGAGCAGCAGGAACACCCATTTGTTGTGGGTGATCCCGAGTATCGTGTCGGTCAGGATCTGCGCCGCTTGCGAGACCGTCAGCAGCCACGCAAAAATCGAGGCCGCGGTGACGATGAACAGCACGGAGGCCGTGGTCTCGATGGTATCGAACGTCGCCTTGGCCACCGTCTTCATCGTCATCGAGCGATAGCGCACCAGACCCAGAAACAGCGACCAGATCACGGCGGCGACCGCGGCTTCGGTCGGCGTGAACCAGCCGAGCGTCATGCCGCCGATCAGGATGACCGGCGCCATCAACGCCATCACGGCCGAGAAATCAAAGTACCAATCGAGCGCCAGCAGGACGGCGAGCCCGATCCCGACCGCCATATTGGTCGAGAGGCCGGCGACGACCATCAGCCAGACCGCAAGTGGGAAGCCCAGCACGATGACGATCTCAAGGCCGGCCGATCCGATCTGCGCCCATGAGAACGGGGAATCGCTGCCCCAGCCGTTCTTGTGCGCGAAATAGGCCACCGTCGCCATCATCAGCAAGGTCATGACCGCGCCGGGAATCACGCCGCCGAGAAACAGCGCGCCGATCGAGACGTTCGCCATCATGCCGTAGATCACGAACGGCAGCGACGGCGGGATGATCGGGCCGAGCGTTGCGGAGGCCGCCGTCACGCCGACGGAAAATTCCGTCGAGTAGCCGTGGTCCTGCATCGCCTTGATCTCGATGGTGCCGAGGCCGGCGGCGTCCGCGATCGCGGTGCCGGACATGCCGGAGAAGATCACCGAGCCGATGATGTTGACGTGGCCGAGGCCGCCGCGCATCCAGCCGACGAGGGCGACCGCAAACTTGTAGATGCGGCCGGTGACGCCGGCGATGTTCATGAGATTGCCGGCAAGAATGAAGAACGGCACCGCCAGCAGGGGAAAACTCTCGACGCCGGCGATCATGCGCTGCGCCAACGTCACATCGGGCGTGATGCCGGTAACGAGAATATACAAGAGCGAGGATGCGGCCATCGCCAGCGCGACGGGAAGGCCGAGCAGCATCAGGATCAGAAATCCGCCGAGGAGCAGCAGCATCGCCTTACCCTTCCGTTCCGTCGAATGCGCCAGGGCGCTCCAGGATCGAGTAACCCCGCCGCCAGTTCTCGACCGCAATCTGGATCGAGCGGCCGAACATCAGCACGAAGCCGAGTAGCACGGCGTAATAGACGAAGCCCTTCTGGAACTTGATCGTCGTCATCCGCTCGTCGCCGATGATCTGGATGAACTGCCAGACCAGCATGGCGGCGTAGCCGAAGAACACGATCCGGATCAGGTCGATCACGGTCGACAGCGCGCGCGCGGGCAGATGCGGCAGATAGCGGAAAATCAGATCCACCTGGATGTGCCGCGACAGCCGCACGCACATCGAAGAACCGATGAACACCACCCCGATCAGGCAGTAGGTCGCGATCTCCTCGGTCCAGGCGTAGCTGTCGTTGAGGACATAGCGGGTGAAGAACTGCAGGAAGACGCACAGCGCCATGATCCAGAAGATCGCGAGCGCCAGCCAGTCTTCCGGCGCGTATTGCCCGAGGTCGGCGCTGACGGGCGCTTCCTCCTCGAACGTGTGGGCGATCTCGTCCCCCGATATCTGCTTGTGCACTTCAACCGTCGACATCTGCCCTCTTTCCATTCTGGCGTCGGGAGAACCTGGACCGGGCTGTCGCCGTGCCGTCGCGGGGACGCGGCCGGCACGGACGAAAGCCCAGCCGTCTACTTGATGGCCTGGATGCGATCCCAGTCGGCCTTGCGATAATCGAAGCTCTCGAAGCTCGTCGTCTTGAGCACGGTATCGCGGAACTCGTCCTTGTTGATCTCGGTCACAGTCAGGCCCTTCTCCTTGAAGAAGGCAATCAGCTTGGCTTCGTTGACCTTGATCTCCGCGGTGGCCTTTGCTGCCGCCTCCTGCGCCACGTCGGTGAAGATCTTGCGATCCTCGTCGCTGAGCTTCTTCCAGAGGCTGGCGGAAATGATGGTGTTGAGGTGGTCGACGATGTGACCGGTCAGCACGATATGCTTCTGCACCTCGTAGAACTTCTTGGCCTCGATCGTCGTCAGCGGATTTTCCTGGGCTTCGACCGTGCCGTTCTGCAGCGCGAGATAAACCTCCGCGAAGGCGATCGGCGCGGTGTTGGCGCCGCAGGCACGCGGCATCGCCAGATAGGCCGGCACGTCAGGTACCCGCATCTTCAGGCCCTTCATGTCGGCACAGGTTTTGATCGGCTTGTTCGACGAGGTGTGCCGCACGCCATAATAGCTCACCGCCACGATGTGATGGCCGGTCTTGTCCTCGTAGCCCTTGGCGAGCTCCTTGAAGACGTCGCTCTTGGTGTAGGCCAGGAGATGATCGGCATCACGGAAGGTGTAGGGATAATAGGTCACGCCGATCGGCGGGTAGCTCTTGGCAGCAAAACTCGATCCGGAAATGATGATGTCGACCGAACCGAGCGACAGGCCCTGGTTGATGTCGGCTTCCTTGCCGAGTTGGGAGGCCGGATAGACGTCGATCGCGTAGCGGTTGTTGGTTCGCTTGTTGATTTCCTGCGCGGCCCAGACCGAGGCGGTGTGGAACGGCTCGGAGGTTTCATAGACGTGGGCCCATTTGAGCTTGCTCTGGGCCATGCCGGCGGTGGTCGCGGCCATCAGCGCTGCGGCGGACGCCGCCAATACCATCGTCAATTTCTTCAACACGTGCATTCCCTCCGTTGTTATCGTTTGCTCTTGTCTTGATCGTCTCAGCCGTTCCCTGCCGAGACACGGGACATCGGCGCCGCCTCCGTCCCAAAACTCTGGGCAAAGCGCGCCTGTGAACGCGCCAGATGCTCGCGCATCGCCGCCCGGGCGGCGTCGGGATCGTGGGCCACAATGGCATCGCGAATCGCCTGATGCTCGG harbors:
- a CDS encoding SulP family inorganic anion transporter; translated protein: MPDGSATAHVYRPKLATILAEGYNLDWLRRDLLAALTVAIVALPLSMAIAVASGVSPERGLYAAVIGGFLVSVLGGSRYQIGGPAGAFIVLVAATVSKFGLDGLLLTVFISGFMLTLIGLLRLGTLIRYIPHAVTVGFTCGIAVTIFASQLRDLAGLKLSGAEPGQLLPKLVVLGQALPTISPITLAVGVGTAALIFLVRRLAPTWPGMLIAVTLATLAAWLFHLPVETIGSHFGQLPSGVPTLRLPAFSTAAVLAVLPTALSFTLLGAVESLLSAKVADGMTGRKHRYNMEVVAQGVANVASALFGGISVTGTIARTATNIRAGAVSPVSGMAHAVFVLVFMLVASPLASFIPLATLAGVLVVVCWNMAEKEDFVRLLYGWRSASVLLATFGLTLIEDLTFGIIAGCVLAAAFALADRVMRSRRTGA
- the uxuA gene encoding mannonate dehydratase — its product is MLQGWRWYGPDDPVSLDDIRQAGATDVVTALHQVPIGEAWTRSAVEERKNFIENGQPGRSPLTWSVVESIPVPDDVKRLGGKAVRSIEAWIASLEAVAAAGIRIICYNFMPVVDWCRTDLEWELPNGARAMRFDQDRFAAFDLHILQRPEAPAEYSEAAQLRARQVFAGMTQVDIDRLVTNIASALPGSTTDPLTIPQFRDRLQQYRGINSAVLRRHLSEFLARVTPVAEQLGVTLTLHPDDPPRPLFGLPRIASSAEDYQALFDAVPSKANGICFCTGSLGVRQENDLPAMAKRFAPRIGFAHLRATKREEGGLSFFESDHLDGDVDMIAVLKALLTENRKRSSDHQIIFRPDHGHRMLDDLAETKRTNPGYTAIGRLRGLAELRGAIRAIEHTG
- a CDS encoding L-idonate 5-dehydrogenase codes for the protein MTSMALAATLFGPEDLRMVERALDPLASGMVRIRFGAGGICGSDMHYYRHARTGDFVVTSPLVLGHEIAGEVVEIAGPAPGLKIGDRVAVNPSRWCGHCKPCRENRANLCENIFFMGSASKTPHMQGGFASVFDAVPAQCVKIPDHVTYQAAALAEPLAVCLHAVARAGDVNGKRAVLFGAGPIGLLTMLAARRAGVADVTVVDIAAAPLAFATRLGASHVVDISGGDEALKAQAAAQPFDVAFEVSGTAAGLASAIGVVRRGGIVVQVGNLPGGQIPVPANAVMAKEIDLRGSFRFGAEFFTAVELIADGSIDVLALVTAERPLSGAPDAVRLALDRSQSVKVVLTAH
- a CDS encoding TRAP transporter large permease; this encodes MLLLLGGFLILMLLGLPVALAMAASSLLYILVTGITPDVTLAQRMIAGVESFPLLAVPFFILAGNLMNIAGVTGRIYKFAVALVGWMRGGLGHVNIIGSVIFSGMSGTAIADAAGLGTIEIKAMQDHGYSTEFSVGVTAASATLGPIIPPSLPFVIYGMMANVSIGALFLGGVIPGAVMTLLMMATVAYFAHKNGWGSDSPFSWAQIGSAGLEIVIVLGFPLAVWLMVVAGLSTNMAVGIGLAVLLALDWYFDFSAVMALMAPVILIGGMTLGWFTPTEAAVAAVIWSLFLGLVRYRSMTMKTVAKATFDTIETTASVLFIVTAASIFAWLLTVSQAAQILTDTILGITHNKWVFLLLANILILFVGCFIDTIAAITILVPILLPIVLKLGIDPIHFGLIMTLNLMIGLLHPPLGMVLFVLARVAKLSVERTTMAILPWLVPLLLALIAITYIPELTLWLPKYMGLAK
- a CDS encoding TRAP transporter small permease; the encoded protein is MSTVEVHKQISGDEIAHTFEEEAPVSADLGQYAPEDWLALAIFWIMALCVFLQFFTRYVLNDSYAWTEEIATYCLIGVVFIGSSMCVRLSRHIQVDLIFRYLPHLPARALSTVIDLIRIVFFGYAAMLVWQFIQIIGDERMTTIKFQKGFVYYAVLLGFVLMFGRSIQIAVENWRRGYSILERPGAFDGTEG
- a CDS encoding sialic acid TRAP transporter substrate-binding protein SiaP, producing MVLAASAAALMAATTAGMAQSKLKWAHVYETSEPFHTASVWAAQEINKRTNNRYAIDVYPASQLGKEADINQGLSLGSVDIIISGSSFAAKSYPPIGVTYYPYTFRDADHLLAYTKSDVFKELAKGYEDKTGHHIVAVSYYGVRHTSSNKPIKTCADMKGLKMRVPDVPAYLAMPRACGANTAPIAFAEVYLALQNGTVEAQENPLTTIEAKKFYEVQKHIVLTGHIVDHLNTIISASLWKKLSDEDRKIFTDVAQEAAAKATAEIKVNEAKLIAFFKEKGLTVTEINKDEFRDTVLKTTSFESFDYRKADWDRIQAIK